In Chlorogloeopsis sp. ULAP01, a genomic segment contains:
- a CDS encoding UDP-N-acetylmuramoyl-L-alanyl-D-glutamate--2,6-diaminopimelate ligase, with protein sequence MKLRELIATVEGILQLPQHPALDGEVKGLTTNSHATNPGDLFIGMPGTRVDGGDFWQSAIASGAVAAIISPGAAQKHPPTPEACVISATDMTQACAQISAAFYDYPGHKLKLVGVTGTNGKTTTTHLIEYFLNKANKITALMGTLYTRWPGFTQTAVHTTPFAVDLQRQLAEAVAAGNEYGVMEVSSHALAQGRVLGCQFEVGVFSNLTQDHLDYHRDMEDYFAAKALLFSPNYLKGRAIINTDDSYGKRLISSLDPDKVWSYSVSDSTADLWMSNLSYEPNGVSGMLHTPKGDVAFNSPLVGQYNLENLLAAVGAVLHLGLDLDIVTSAIPEFPGVPGRMERVQISQEQDISVIVDYAHTPDSLESLLKAARPFIPGKMICVFGCGGDRDRTKRPKMGKIAAELADVAVVTSDNPRTEDPERILQDILAGIPPTVQPIVICDRATAIRNAILQAQPGDGVLLAGKGHEDYQILGTEKIHFDDREHARDALAQRIKKVNG encoded by the coding sequence ATGAAACTGCGGGAGTTAATCGCTACTGTAGAGGGAATTTTGCAATTACCTCAACATCCAGCGTTAGATGGTGAGGTGAAAGGGCTGACAACAAATTCCCATGCCACGAATCCGGGAGATTTGTTCATTGGTATGCCTGGCACTCGTGTTGATGGTGGAGACTTTTGGCAAAGCGCGATCGCATCGGGTGCTGTGGCAGCGATCATATCTCCTGGTGCAGCCCAAAAACACCCTCCCACACCGGAGGCTTGTGTGATTAGTGCCACTGACATGACGCAAGCCTGTGCTCAAATCTCAGCTGCTTTTTACGACTATCCAGGGCATAAACTCAAACTTGTCGGTGTTACCGGTACTAATGGCAAAACCACAACCACCCATCTAATTGAGTATTTCTTAAATAAAGCCAATAAAATCACTGCTTTAATGGGAACTCTTTATACTCGTTGGCCAGGATTTACGCAAACTGCTGTACATACAACACCCTTTGCTGTAGATCTGCAACGCCAGCTAGCTGAGGCTGTTGCTGCTGGTAATGAATACGGTGTGATGGAAGTCAGTTCCCACGCTTTAGCGCAGGGGCGAGTACTGGGCTGCCAATTTGAAGTAGGGGTATTTAGCAATCTTACCCAAGATCACCTGGACTATCACCGTGATATGGAAGATTACTTTGCAGCCAAAGCTTTACTATTCAGTCCGAATTATCTCAAAGGACGGGCGATAATTAACACAGACGATTCCTACGGCAAGCGATTAATATCATCTTTAGATCCAGATAAAGTATGGAGCTATAGTGTTAGCGATTCTACTGCTGATTTGTGGATGAGTAATTTAAGTTACGAACCGAACGGTGTTAGTGGTATGCTGCATACACCAAAAGGAGATGTAGCTTTTAACTCACCGTTAGTCGGTCAATACAACCTCGAAAATCTACTGGCAGCAGTAGGAGCAGTTTTACACCTGGGATTAGATTTAGATATAGTAACATCTGCCATTCCTGAGTTTCCTGGAGTACCTGGGCGGATGGAGAGAGTGCAAATTAGCCAAGAGCAAGATATCAGTGTGATTGTGGATTATGCCCACACCCCAGATAGCTTGGAGAGTTTGCTCAAAGCTGCACGTCCATTTATCCCCGGTAAGATGATTTGCGTGTTTGGCTGCGGCGGAGATAGAGATCGGACAAAACGTCCAAAAATGGGTAAAATAGCGGCTGAATTAGCAGATGTAGCAGTTGTAACCTCCGATAATCCTCGTACTGAAGATCCAGAGCGAATTTTGCAAGATATTTTGGCAGGGATACCCCCAACAGTGCAACCAATAGTTATATGCGATCGCGCTACGGCCATTCGTAATGCTATTTTACAAGCACAACCCGGAGATGGTGTCTTGCTCGCAGGCAAAGGTCATGAAGATTACCAAATTCTTGGAACTGAAAAAATTCACTTTGATGACAGGGAACACGCACGCGATGCTTTAGCACAAAGGATAAAGAAGGTTAATGGTTAG
- a CDS encoding ferric iron reductase: protein MIKTLQSHFVEEIYAHAQQTLDSFYTDGILLTTPANDVDVIGATQYLQPNNLLSILKASPEYQKTQDLRVAASLWNKAYSWTPLPGVLAFMTWAGVGFDASLDNVSFVFKDGELQALWFHDPSRTVIYPERCPISIPNGYPGKLANSVDELYNSVFTGLFQNHLLPIINRLHTLTKVSKKTLWGNAVNASYGIFEDLDGYAKKEAIQTDYSVLFEQPHSLVLSNSVQETLQKPNPLYNLIRSEKFNEPGLPTQMKVRKTCCLIALIPPDYSKCGNCPLLKPSDRIARMKKKLAQAH, encoded by the coding sequence ATGATAAAAACATTACAATCTCATTTTGTAGAAGAAATATATGCTCATGCTCAACAGACGTTGGATAGCTTCTATACAGATGGCATTCTCCTCACAACACCTGCCAATGATGTAGACGTGATTGGGGCTACTCAATATCTGCAACCTAACAATCTACTATCCATCCTCAAGGCTAGTCCGGAATATCAAAAGACTCAGGATCTTCGCGTTGCTGCATCGTTATGGAACAAAGCCTATAGCTGGACACCTTTACCGGGTGTCTTAGCGTTCATGACTTGGGCAGGTGTAGGATTTGATGCCTCACTTGATAACGTAAGTTTTGTCTTCAAAGACGGTGAATTGCAAGCGTTGTGGTTTCACGATCCCAGCCGTACTGTAATTTATCCAGAGCGATGTCCAATTTCCATTCCCAACGGCTATCCAGGTAAATTAGCAAACAGTGTAGATGAACTCTACAATTCGGTATTTACGGGCTTATTTCAAAATCATCTGTTACCTATCATTAATCGCCTCCACACCTTAACCAAAGTATCCAAAAAGACACTTTGGGGAAATGCAGTCAATGCTTCTTATGGAATATTTGAGGATTTGGATGGATATGCAAAAAAAGAAGCTATCCAAACGGATTATTCGGTGTTATTTGAACAGCCCCATAGTTTAGTTCTGTCCAATTCTGTGCAGGAGACACTTCAGAAACCAAATCCTCTCTACAACTTGATCCGCAGCGAAAAATTTAATGAACCTGGTTTACCTACCCAGATGAAAGTCCGAAAAACTTGCTGCCTCATTGCTCTGATTCCTCCAGATTATTCCAAGTGTGGCAACTGCCCTCTATTGAAACCAAGCGATCGCATTGCCCGCATGAAGAAAAAACTGGCTCAGGCACATTGA
- a CDS encoding AraC family transcriptional regulator, with protein MSIILSSSSWRELWDESWQKARNIDPLDSSDVIGEYPTQIAKGYKRNISLRNGVDLTLHRYSFHEDVITVDGQPCEAGCLEWVFNLSSSWKFWDGSYVTEGQHYVAGMFIPGGESLDIARYPRIEVDIHLQPELFRTLAGEHFHLLPLELQRMVEGDESLPFSSLQTTTPAMHLVLEQILNCPYQGLTKQLYLESKSLEILALYLDSMMSQQKSKLAVKLRLDDVDRIHQAKDILLQHAEHPPSLLELARKVGMNDCTLKRGFRQVFGTTVFGYLHDYRMNRARKLLEAQTMSVQEVARAVGYASTSSFYAAFRKKFGMNPGTHLAANHRKVI; from the coding sequence ATGAGCATCATCCTCTCATCGTCAAGTTGGCGTGAACTTTGGGACGAAAGTTGGCAAAAAGCTCGCAACATAGATCCGTTGGATAGTTCTGATGTGATTGGGGAGTATCCTACACAGATTGCTAAGGGCTATAAGCGGAATATCAGTTTACGTAACGGCGTTGATCTAACTCTCCATCGCTACAGCTTCCATGAGGATGTAATTACTGTAGATGGACAGCCTTGTGAAGCAGGCTGTTTGGAGTGGGTTTTCAATCTCTCCTCTAGCTGGAAGTTTTGGGATGGATCTTATGTCACCGAAGGACAGCATTATGTAGCTGGGATGTTTATACCTGGTGGTGAAAGTTTAGATATTGCCCGTTATCCCAGAATCGAAGTTGATATTCATCTTCAGCCGGAATTGTTTAGGACTTTGGCAGGAGAGCACTTTCATTTGCTGCCGCTTGAGTTACAACGTATGGTTGAGGGTGATGAGAGCTTACCCTTTTCATCACTCCAAACCACCACTCCTGCCATGCACCTTGTCTTAGAGCAAATCCTCAACTGTCCCTACCAGGGCTTGACAAAGCAGCTTTATCTAGAGAGCAAATCATTAGAAATTCTGGCACTATATCTCGATTCGATGATGTCACAGCAGAAATCAAAATTGGCAGTAAAGCTGCGATTGGATGATGTTGATCGCATTCACCAAGCCAAGGATATTTTGCTCCAACACGCCGAGCATCCCCCTTCGCTGTTAGAGTTAGCGCGAAAAGTAGGGATGAATGACTGCACTTTAAAGCGAGGGTTTCGGCAAGTTTTTGGAACAACAGTATTTGGCTATTTACATGACTACCGCATGAATCGAGCCAGAAAGCTACTGGAAGCGCAAACAATGAGTGTTCAGGAAGTTGCACGTGCTGTTGGCTATGCTAGTACTAGTTCTTTTTATGCTGCGTTTCGCAAAAAGTTTGGGATGAATCCTGGCACGCATCTTGCTGCAAATCACCGTAAGGTAATTTGA
- a CDS encoding iron-siderophore ABC transporter substrate-binding protein, which yields MRSSLKLRLWCFSRWLNLFLLVVSTLTLTCACNSKFSQPSSNSSSLITSKCRIVKHGMGESCVPINPQRIIVLDTSPLDAVLTLGLKPIGATEFDALKQINVYPKEQTEGIAVIGGDLQPNLEKIVLLKPDLILSPQFYVKGMGIYNQLSQIAPTVVAASGNAAESNYWKDYWKEDLKIYADALNKTQEAEQLLHNYHQRIAEFQQRMGDRLKETKVSIIATINYGPNYPTRIYLRGSFMGSVVEEAGLKRPVAQIKDGFTADVSIERLDLIEGDVMFAVTPKPEESTLTQLKQNPLWFRLNVVKQSKVYNVHYATWVAQRNIGGANRILDDLFRYLVEENYQ from the coding sequence GTGAGGAGCAGCTTGAAGTTACGGTTGTGGTGTTTTAGCCGATGGCTCAATTTATTTTTGTTGGTAGTCAGTACCTTGACATTGACTTGTGCTTGTAATAGCAAATTTTCTCAACCTTCTTCCAATTCATCCTCACTCATTACCTCAAAATGCAGAATCGTTAAACATGGAATGGGGGAAAGCTGCGTTCCCATCAATCCACAACGAATCATTGTTTTGGATACCAGCCCACTGGATGCGGTTTTGACATTGGGGCTAAAACCGATAGGAGCTACAGAATTTGATGCACTCAAACAAATCAATGTTTATCCAAAAGAACAGACAGAAGGAATTGCAGTTATCGGTGGAGATTTACAACCCAATCTTGAGAAGATTGTCCTCCTAAAGCCTGACTTAATTCTGAGTCCCCAATTTTACGTTAAGGGAATGGGAATCTACAATCAGCTATCGCAAATTGCGCCAACTGTCGTCGCTGCGAGCGGAAATGCTGCTGAGAGTAATTATTGGAAGGACTACTGGAAGGAAGATTTAAAAATCTATGCTGATGCATTGAATAAAACTCAAGAAGCAGAGCAACTTTTGCACAATTACCATCAGCGAATTGCAGAATTTCAACAAAGAATGGGTGACAGGCTCAAGGAAACTAAAGTTTCCATCATCGCCACTATTAACTATGGGCCAAATTATCCAACCCGAATCTACTTGAGAGGATCGTTCATGGGTTCTGTGGTTGAGGAAGCAGGGTTAAAACGACCAGTTGCACAAATAAAAGATGGTTTTACAGCAGATGTTTCGATTGAAAGACTTGACTTGATTGAGGGGGATGTCATGTTCGCCGTGACACCTAAACCTGAAGAATCTACGTTGACACAACTAAAGCAAAATCCGTTGTGGTTTCGACTGAATGTGGTTAAACAGAGCAAAGTTTACAACGTGCATTATGCCACTTGGGTTGCACAACGCAATATCGGTGGGGCAAATCGCATTCTTGACGATCTCTTTAGATATCTAGTTGAGGAGAATTATCAATGA
- a CDS encoding TonB-dependent siderophore receptor, which yields MKLQKLLSILLITNSFWMLFINPATAETVEGISKRKIRQLSEIELPITSAQKLVQTPTPTNSPNPDPPYQGGKQGGVVQVTGVKANPTDKGVEVILQTSQGEQLKTINRSTGNNFIADIPNAQLRLPNGEAFTFRSDKPIAGITEITVINFDANTIRVTVTGEASVPTVELFDSDEGLIFGLTPTGTATQNPTPPTAPLPLPRGGEGEGSEPPTSETPQNEPIELMVTGEQDGYSVPDASTATRTDTPLRDIPQSIQVIPNQVIRDQGVNRLQDAVRNNAPGVSQLYPQNQNFVIRGFRQDFNLRNGFRTSSGFAPIDVDLADIERIEVLRGPASVLFGQLQPGGVINTVTKQPLSEPYHNIQFTGGQFSFYRPEFDFSGPLSDDGTVRYRLNTAYQNNGSFRDFVSEERFFIAPVLQWKISENTILTVDFSYTYNDPVLDFGVVALSDGSLVLPTNRALFYPSIDEFIEEQYQAGYRLEHNFSDNWRLRNGFSYSGRRESGGYTYIEARPLREDRFIDKIYADGSFRLEDFQMQTDLIGKFATGSIQHQLLIGFDLSRATSYFTFGTAPLPTIDIFNPDYNVTRPDVQIEDFGTTFTDSLGIYIQDQIDITDNLHVLVGGRFDFTKQFDSFDTFSQSDQAFSPRVGIVYQPVEPISLYASYSQSFNPVIGRSRTNTAFKPERGTQYELGIKADITNTLSTTLAAFEITKSNVLTTDPADPIFSIQVGEQRSRGIEFTLQGEILPGWNIIAGYAYTDARVTEDNRIPEGDFLPSVPKNAANLWTTYEIQSGDFRGLGLGFGLVFVGERQGDFPNSNFQNPSYVRTDAALFYRRDNWRTAININNLFGVEYYEVATNRSRVYPGAPFNVQATISYEF from the coding sequence ATGAAGCTACAAAAATTACTTTCAATTCTGTTGATTACAAATTCTTTTTGGATGTTGTTCATAAATCCTGCAACTGCTGAGACAGTAGAAGGCATATCTAAGAGAAAAATTCGACAGCTGAGTGAAATAGAACTTCCCATTACTAGCGCCCAAAAACTAGTGCAAACGCCAACACCAACCAACTCCCCGAATCCAGACCCCCCTTACCAAGGGGGGAAACAGGGGGGTGTTGTACAAGTTACGGGAGTGAAAGCGAACCCCACCGACAAAGGTGTGGAAGTGATATTGCAGACATCTCAAGGAGAACAGTTAAAAACCATCAATCGCAGTACTGGCAATAACTTTATCGCTGATATTCCCAATGCTCAACTGCGCCTTCCTAATGGTGAGGCGTTTACATTCCGCTCGGACAAGCCAATTGCGGGTATTACTGAGATAACGGTAATAAATTTTGATGCCAACACAATCCGGGTGACGGTAACGGGTGAGGCGAGTGTACCAACTGTTGAGTTGTTTGATAGTGATGAAGGTTTGATTTTTGGTTTGACGCCCACTGGAACTGCGACGCAAAACCCCACCCCGCCTACGGCACCCCTCCCCTTACCAAGGGGAGGGGAAGGGGAGGGGTCAGAACCCCCGACAAGTGAGACACCACAAAATGAGCCGATTGAGTTGATGGTGACGGGTGAACAAGATGGCTATAGTGTACCAGATGCGAGTACAGCGACGCGCACAGATACCCCATTGCGAGATATTCCCCAGTCGATTCAAGTCATTCCCAATCAGGTGATTAGAGATCAGGGTGTGAATCGGCTGCAAGATGCGGTGCGAAATAATGCTCCGGGTGTTTCACAGTTGTATCCTCAAAATCAAAACTTTGTCATTCGTGGATTTAGACAAGATTTCAACCTCAGAAACGGGTTTCGGACTAGCAGTGGCTTTGCCCCTATTGATGTAGATCTCGCTGATATAGAACGTATTGAGGTGTTGCGCGGACCTGCCTCGGTTCTGTTTGGGCAATTGCAGCCCGGAGGTGTGATCAACACTGTGACGAAACAGCCCCTGAGTGAACCTTACCATAATATCCAGTTCACAGGAGGACAGTTCAGCTTTTACCGTCCAGAGTTTGATTTTTCGGGGCCTTTAAGTGATGACGGAACTGTGCGCTATCGGCTCAATACAGCCTATCAAAACAATGGTAGTTTTCGGGACTTTGTGAGTGAGGAGCGCTTTTTTATAGCTCCTGTCCTGCAATGGAAGATCAGCGAAAACACCATCTTAACGGTTGACTTCTCCTATACCTACAACGATCCAGTGCTTGATTTTGGTGTAGTAGCCCTCAGCGATGGCTCTCTGGTGCTGCCGACCAATCGAGCCTTATTCTATCCATCCATAGATGAATTTATTGAGGAGCAATATCAGGCGGGTTATCGGCTTGAGCATAATTTCAGTGATAACTGGCGGCTTCGCAATGGCTTTTCTTACTCTGGCAGACGAGAATCTGGTGGCTATACATACATAGAAGCAAGACCTTTAAGGGAAGACCGCTTTATTGACAAAATCTATGCGGATGGTAGCTTTCGGCTCGAAGACTTTCAAATGCAGACCGATCTAATTGGGAAATTTGCCACGGGTTCCATTCAACATCAGTTATTGATCGGGTTTGATCTCAGTCGTGCGACTAGCTATTTTACGTTTGGTACTGCTCCATTACCGACAATCGATATCTTCAACCCAGACTATAATGTTACTCGACCAGACGTCCAAATCGAGGACTTTGGCACAACATTCACGGACAGCCTGGGGATCTATATTCAGGATCAAATTGATATTACCGACAATTTGCACGTACTAGTCGGTGGACGATTTGATTTCACAAAACAGTTCGATAGTTTTGACACCTTTTCTCAGTCGGATCAAGCGTTTAGTCCTCGTGTTGGTATTGTCTATCAGCCTGTTGAACCGATTTCTCTCTATGCCAGCTACAGTCAATCGTTTAATCCGGTGATTGGGCGATCGCGGACTAATACAGCCTTTAAGCCTGAGCGAGGCACTCAATACGAATTAGGTATCAAAGCAGACATAACCAATACTCTGTCCACCACGTTAGCAGCTTTTGAGATTACCAAAAGCAACGTACTAACTACTGACCCTGCTGATCCCATTTTCTCGATCCAAGTCGGTGAGCAGCGCAGTCGAGGAATTGAATTCACTCTTCAAGGGGAAATCCTACCGGGATGGAATATTATTGCAGGCTATGCTTACACCGATGCGCGAGTCACCGAAGATAATCGCATTCCAGAGGGTGATTTTTTGCCGAGTGTTCCCAAAAATGCAGCTAACCTGTGGACAACCTACGAAATTCAAAGCGGTGATTTCAGAGGATTAGGATTAGGATTTGGACTAGTCTTTGTGGGCGAACGACAAGGTGATTTTCCTAACAGCAACTTCCAAAACCCCAGTTACGTCCGTACTGATGCCGCCTTGTTTTACCGCCGAGATAACTGGAGAACTGCTATCAATATCAATAATCTCTTCGGTGTAGAATACTACGAAGTTGCTACAAATAGAAGCAGAGTTTATCCAGGCGCACCGTTTAATGTGCAGGCAACCATTTCCTACGAGTTCTAA
- a CDS encoding iron-siderophore ABC transporter substrate-binding protein has translation MGKTCVPKNSQRFVTISQFTLGNALVLGVKPIGSTSDGWDDDFPDYLKNKAEGIQKIGSQYEPNLESILRLKPDLILGWQYVKTIYPRLTQISPTALGAWQGTPSWREHFNFIAEALGKKEIAQQAWDNYYKRIEELKIALSSQYQNKTISVIHINGSEIQSSAKNSFIGSILDDIGLQRPKVQNVVTPSGWTESISEEKLEEFDGDILFVTTFDNRDKENFKKLQQKPLWKTLKAVQQGHVYSVDIWPWIGSNLIAANAVIDDLYKYLINTP, from the coding sequence ATGGGAAAAACCTGTGTTCCTAAAAATTCCCAGCGTTTTGTGACTATATCTCAATTCACTTTAGGTAATGCACTCGTCCTTGGTGTTAAACCAATAGGAAGCACTTCTGATGGTTGGGATGATGATTTCCCAGACTATTTAAAGAATAAGGCAGAGGGAATACAGAAAATAGGCTCTCAATATGAACCTAATTTAGAAAGTATATTGCGGCTTAAGCCTGATTTAATTCTGGGGTGGCAATATGTTAAAACAATTTATCCTCGCCTCACTCAAATCAGTCCTACAGCATTGGGTGCATGGCAAGGTACACCTTCTTGGAGAGAACATTTCAATTTTATCGCTGAGGCATTAGGAAAAAAAGAAATCGCACAACAAGCATGGGATAATTATTATAAACGAATAGAAGAACTAAAAATAGCGTTAAGCAGTCAGTATCAAAATAAAACAATATCTGTCATTCATATTAATGGATCAGAAATACAAAGCAGTGCGAAAAACTCATTTATTGGTTCTATTCTTGATGATATTGGATTGCAACGCCCAAAAGTGCAGAATGTTGTCACACCAAGTGGTTGGACTGAGAGTATTTCTGAAGAAAAACTAGAAGAATTCGATGGTGACATTCTATTCGTGACAACTTTTGACAACAGAGATAAAGAAAACTTTAAGAAACTACAACAAAAACCCCTTTGGAAAACCCTAAAAGCTGTTCAGCAAGGGCATGTATACTCTGTAGATATCTGGCCTTGGATTGGGTCAAACTTAATTGCTGCTAATGCAGTAATTGATGATTTATACAAATATTTGATCAACACACCCTAA
- a CDS encoding DICT sensory domain-containing protein — MNFYLAQKLSIYHLASSVQTPPPTLLLSPSNLLSLLRAQIDLLIEQQIAATLWVKLPPGKIWHSEIQRYQEKFGDSVAIYTCHVANRGKVEQSNFSPSPASSSYPIGSSTLREVAHSKRSRAPGVYQATSLQDKQLSTLPTAQNISTSVVSYGHLQEENHTNSYPVDFYNKENSARFAQTENTTGASVSQSPNPNCIDVLFPPDSKIRREYFLIVLSPQFCSLTVAHRVIKSQQNLLAINTIEGKIIQPILNGIQQAITAESLTSNPLINFICPKILESELIHQLLVKQLQRQKQINHEIKLKQILRLKRQKQMLNSTLQFKDEFLNNVCQELRTPLTHMKTALSLLNSPTLKNSQRQRYLQMLNQECDRQTSLINGVRELMQIERDLQETTLELLNLADVVPGVVSTYQPLTQEKGIMLAYTVSTELPPVWCVSGGLRQIVIHLLSNSIKFTPCGGQVWVKARTQGDFVLLEFRDTGIGIAESEISKIFDRFYRVRSVASEEQGGSGLGLTIVLQLLERCGGSLTVKSKPSEGSTFTVQLARGGKKATS, encoded by the coding sequence ATGAATTTTTATCTAGCTCAGAAACTGTCAATTTATCATCTGGCTTCCAGCGTGCAAACGCCTCCTCCAACCTTATTATTAAGTCCTTCTAACTTACTATCACTGCTGAGGGCGCAAATTGATTTACTAATTGAGCAGCAGATTGCAGCCACTTTGTGGGTAAAACTACCGCCAGGAAAAATTTGGCACTCAGAAATTCAGCGCTATCAGGAAAAATTTGGTGATTCAGTCGCTATCTATACTTGCCATGTTGCAAATAGGGGGAAAGTAGAACAAAGCAATTTCTCTCCATCTCCTGCCAGTAGTTCGTATCCTATAGGAAGCTCTACTTTAAGAGAAGTTGCTCACTCTAAGAGAAGCCGCGCACCAGGTGTGTATCAGGCAACTAGTCTACAGGATAAGCAGTTGAGTACTCTACCAACCGCCCAAAACATATCTACATCAGTCGTATCCTACGGGCATCTCCAGGAGGAAAATCACACCAATTCTTACCCTGTAGATTTCTACAACAAAGAAAACAGTGCGAGATTCGCGCAGACAGAAAATACCACTGGGGCTTCTGTATCACAATCTCCTAATCCAAATTGTATTGACGTACTATTTCCACCAGATAGCAAGATACGACGGGAATATTTTCTGATAGTTTTGTCGCCGCAGTTCTGTAGTTTAACAGTGGCTCATCGAGTTATCAAAAGCCAACAAAACTTACTAGCTATCAATACTATCGAGGGGAAAATTATTCAGCCGATTTTAAATGGTATCCAACAGGCAATCACAGCAGAATCGTTAACAAGTAATCCACTCATTAATTTTATCTGCCCAAAAATACTTGAATCAGAACTTATTCATCAACTGTTGGTAAAACAACTCCAGCGACAGAAACAAATTAATCATGAAATTAAACTAAAGCAAATCTTGAGACTAAAACGGCAAAAACAAATGCTAAACAGCACTTTGCAGTTTAAAGATGAATTTTTGAACAATGTCTGTCAGGAACTGCGTACACCTCTTACCCATATGAAGACAGCGCTGAGTTTATTAAATTCTCCAACTCTGAAAAATTCTCAGCGACAACGTTATCTACAAATGCTCAACCAAGAGTGCGATCGCCAGACTTCTCTAATTAATGGTGTACGAGAACTGATGCAAATTGAACGAGATTTGCAGGAAACAACCTTAGAATTATTAAACCTGGCAGATGTCGTACCTGGTGTAGTCAGTACCTACCAGCCTTTAACACAAGAAAAAGGGATCATGCTAGCTTACACCGTATCTACCGAACTTCCTCCTGTTTGGTGCGTTAGTGGAGGGCTAAGACAGATTGTGATTCATTTACTTTCCAATAGCATTAAGTTTACCCCTTGTGGCGGTCAAGTATGGGTCAAAGCTCGCACTCAAGGAGATTTTGTCTTACTAGAATTTCGCGATACTGGTATTGGTATTGCTGAGAGTGAGATCTCCAAAATTTTTGATCGCTTTTATCGAGTGCGCTCAGTGGCTAGTGAAGAACAAGGAGGTTCAGGTTTAGGGTTAACAATTGTGCTGCAATTACTAGAGCGGTGTGGTGGCTCTTTGACTGTCAAGAGCAAGCCCTCAGAAGGCTCGACTTTTACTGTGCAATTAGCAAGAGGTGGTAAAAAAGCCACTTCATAG
- a CDS encoding MFS transporter, whose protein sequence is MTLEQQPKSLRTFTFIWLGQTASLIGSNMTSFALTIWAWQQTGEATPLALIAFFTEVPILIASIFAGILVDRSDRKLIMIGGDSVAALSTVIVLGLFFTNQLAIWHLYIIGAANGLFGYFHGLAFSASQALLVSQQHYVRVGAMGSIRTFGSGVIAPALAGVLYPIVGLIGILLIDIATFAIAVSTLWIARIPQPQREIENQESKVEGVWQELTFGFRYLWQRPSLMALQLFSLSFIFFDVASAVSEPMILARSNNNTAVLGMVGGAMGLGGLIGGILMMLWGGPKRRIHGLLIGRAFVFGFETMLGIWRSPSLWMGANFCAGLFKPLANSCEEAIWLSKVEPATQGRVFAASSLLTGLIVPLGLLISGPLADRFFEPAMQPGGMLVPIFGSIFGTGTGSGMALQFALFSFIVVLICLGCYAFPVLRDVEDRLPDHEAITS, encoded by the coding sequence ATGACATTAGAGCAACAACCCAAAAGTTTACGCACCTTTACTTTCATCTGGCTAGGACAAACCGCCTCTTTGATTGGCTCTAATATGACGAGTTTTGCCCTTACCATCTGGGCATGGCAGCAAACAGGTGAAGCCACTCCACTGGCTCTAATTGCTTTTTTCACAGAAGTTCCGATTTTAATTGCTTCCATCTTTGCCGGGATTTTAGTTGATCGCAGCGATCGCAAATTGATCATGATTGGTGGTGATTCTGTTGCCGCACTTTCCACTGTCATCGTCCTGGGCTTATTTTTTACTAACCAGCTAGCTATTTGGCATCTCTACATTATTGGAGCAGCTAACGGATTATTCGGCTACTTTCATGGGTTAGCGTTCTCTGCCTCTCAAGCTCTGCTTGTTTCTCAACAACACTATGTCAGAGTGGGCGCAATGGGATCGATTAGAACCTTTGGCTCTGGTGTCATAGCTCCAGCATTAGCAGGTGTGTTGTATCCCATTGTGGGATTAATTGGTATTTTGCTGATTGATATTGCTACATTTGCCATTGCTGTTAGCACACTTTGGATTGCAAGAATTCCTCAACCGCAAAGAGAAATAGAAAATCAAGAGTCGAAAGTAGAAGGAGTTTGGCAAGAGTTAACCTTTGGATTTCGCTATCTTTGGCAACGTCCTAGTCTCATGGCATTGCAACTGTTTTCCTTGAGTTTCATTTTCTTTGATGTCGCCTCTGCTGTTAGTGAACCGATGATTTTGGCACGTAGCAACAACAATACGGCTGTATTGGGAATGGTGGGTGGAGCGATGGGACTCGGCGGCTTAATTGGCGGTATCTTAATGATGCTCTGGGGCGGGCCAAAACGACGCATCCACGGGCTATTGATTGGTCGAGCCTTTGTTTTTGGCTTTGAGACAATGCTGGGAATTTGGCGATCGCCCTCACTCTGGATGGGAGCCAACTTCTGTGCAGGTTTATTTAAGCCATTAGCAAATAGCTGCGAAGAAGCCATCTGGCTTTCCAAAGTAGAACCTGCCACTCAAGGACGTGTATTTGCTGCTAGTTCACTGCTTACCGGACTAATTGTCCCCTTGGGATTGTTGATTTCAGGGCCTCTTGCCGACAGATTCTTTGAACCTGCAATGCAACCTGGAGGAATGCTAGTTCCTATCTTCGGCAGCATATTTGGTACGGGTACAGGTAGCGGCATGGCACTCCAATTTGCCCTGTTCTCTTTTATTGTTGTCCTGATTTGTTTGGGCTGTTATGCCTTTCCTGTGTTGCGTGATGTAGAGGATAGATTGCCAGACCACGAAGCAATTACCAGTTAA